One genomic window of Candidatus Pseudobacter hemicellulosilyticus includes the following:
- a CDS encoding pseudouridine synthase, whose amino-acid sequence MKNKASKGAKGFGQFIQQKESGSQKKERIRQEKKQDRQVRQAYFEEKKNEARAQRKAQRDSYQPLKENQAPTPGEHGAQKGKGAGFRKGGVKRAHGYGAKKEFEAAKEQRVDKQRPYAKKTTYNNKRRQDEENIPAENNFKATPARKVTAPVERAADGKRERKPIASRAGGFRKEDSKKSFGSADGQSAFGAKRSAATGRTQAGASAGSRAATGPKTWENKSAANKATDNAKTTGAKAPATAAKAGATKSPAAITKATAPAAAPASGKGSSEQMPLNKYIAHSGVCSRRDAADIVKSGKVVVNGQAILEPGFKVSGQDEIKVNGKKISARRNMVYILLNKPKDYITTTEDPQGRKTVLDIIRNATPERVYPIGRLDRNTTGVLLLTNDGELAQKLAHPSYEVKKIYEVTLDKPLVKKDFDAILSGVQLEDGFIAPDVLAYADSKDKSVIGIEIHSGRNRIVRRIFEHMGYDVRNLDRVMYANLTKKNVERGKWRFLSEKEVRLLKFLNASYTNKNKTARRG is encoded by the coding sequence ATGAAGAACAAAGCCAGTAAAGGCGCCAAAGGATTTGGCCAATTCATCCAGCAGAAAGAGAGCGGCTCCCAGAAGAAGGAGCGCATACGCCAGGAAAAGAAACAGGATCGCCAGGTCCGCCAGGCCTATTTCGAGGAAAAGAAAAATGAGGCCCGTGCGCAGCGCAAGGCCCAGCGCGACAGCTACCAACCCCTTAAAGAGAACCAGGCCCCCACTCCTGGTGAGCATGGTGCTCAGAAAGGCAAAGGCGCCGGCTTCCGCAAAGGCGGCGTAAAACGCGCCCACGGTTATGGCGCCAAGAAAGAGTTTGAGGCCGCCAAAGAACAACGGGTAGACAAACAAAGGCCCTACGCCAAGAAAACCACTTACAACAATAAACGCAGGCAGGATGAGGAAAACATCCCTGCTGAAAATAATTTTAAGGCAACACCAGCCCGGAAAGTAACCGCTCCTGTTGAGCGGGCTGCTGATGGCAAGCGGGAAAGAAAACCCATTGCCAGCAGAGCCGGCGGTTTCCGCAAGGAAGACAGCAAAAAGAGTTTTGGTAGTGCCGATGGTCAATCTGCTTTCGGTGCAAAACGTTCAGCTGCTACAGGCAGGACACAGGCAGGCGCATCGGCAGGCAGCAGAGCTGCCACAGGTCCCAAAACCTGGGAGAATAAATCCGCCGCCAACAAAGCAACTGACAACGCAAAAACTACCGGCGCTAAAGCCCCCGCAACTGCTGCCAAAGCAGGCGCCACAAAATCCCCTGCAGCTATCACAAAAGCTACTGCTCCTGCAGCTGCACCCGCTTCCGGCAAAGGCAGCTCCGAGCAGATGCCACTCAATAAATACATTGCCCATTCCGGCGTATGCTCCCGCCGCGATGCCGCCGACATTGTAAAATCCGGCAAAGTGGTGGTCAACGGCCAGGCCATCCTGGAACCGGGTTTCAAAGTCTCCGGCCAGGATGAGATAAAGGTCAACGGGAAGAAGATCAGCGCCCGTCGGAATATGGTGTATATCCTGCTCAACAAGCCCAAGGATTATATCACTACTACGGAAGATCCGCAGGGCCGCAAGACCGTGCTGGACATTATCCGCAACGCCACGCCCGAGCGCGTGTATCCCATTGGCCGGCTGGACCGAAACACCACCGGTGTGCTCCTGCTTACCAATGATGGCGAGCTGGCCCAGAAACTGGCCCACCCCAGCTATGAGGTGAAAAAGATCTATGAGGTAACGCTCGACAAACCCCTGGTGAAAAAAGATTTCGATGCCATCCTGAGTGGTGTTCAGCTGGAAGACGGTTTTATTGCCCCGGACGTGCTGGCCTATGCTGATTCAAAAGATAAAAGCGTGATCGGGATCGAGATCCATAGCGGCCGGAACAGGATCGTGCGCCGCATCTTTGAACACATGGGTTATGATGTACGGAACCTGGACCGCGTGATGTATGCCAATCTTACCAAGAAGAACGTGGAGCGCGGCAAATGGCGTTTCCTGTCGGAGAAAGAGGTCCGCCTGCTGAAATTCCTGAATGCCTCCTACACCAACAAAAACAAAACTGCACGTCGTGGCTAA
- a CDS encoding Gfo/Idh/MocA family oxidoreductase produces the protein MNLSDNNIKFAIVGYGHIGKRHAAIIRQHPHCSLVALCDNRPPEMLGITATDTPFFNNIEALLSSGIQFDVLCVATPNGLHETHSLLGLRASKHVLVEKPMALSKAGCERMMAEARKQDRQLFCVMQNRYSPPSVWLKDLISRQLAGRVHFVQINCFWNRDDRYYLPGNWHGTRTLDGGTLFTQFSHFIDILLWIFGAIEPVQARFFNFNHQHLVEFEDSGLVQFNLAGGGAGQFNYSTAVARENLESTITVIGEKGAIKVGGQYMNEVLLCSIPGYEKPQLPDSLPPNDYGHYKGSAANHHFVFENIVDVLNGKANMTVAAEEGMQVVDTIERIYALGQQELLQNLSTSGQAAKLNLSNYF, from the coding sequence ATGAACCTATCTGATAACAACATAAAGTTTGCCATTGTTGGCTATGGGCATATCGGGAAAAGGCACGCGGCCATTATCCGCCAGCATCCCCATTGCTCACTGGTAGCCCTTTGCGATAACCGGCCGCCGGAAATGCTGGGGATCACTGCCACAGACACGCCTTTTTTTAACAATATTGAAGCCTTGCTATCCTCCGGGATCCAGTTTGATGTGCTTTGCGTAGCCACTCCCAACGGGCTGCACGAAACCCATAGCCTGCTTGGCCTGCGGGCCAGTAAGCATGTACTGGTGGAAAAACCTATGGCCCTCAGCAAGGCCGGCTGTGAACGGATGATGGCGGAAGCCCGTAAACAGGACCGCCAGCTTTTCTGCGTCATGCAGAACCGCTATTCGCCCCCTTCCGTATGGCTGAAGGACCTCATCAGCCGGCAACTGGCGGGCAGGGTCCATTTTGTGCAGATCAACTGTTTCTGGAACCGGGACGACCGTTACTACCTGCCGGGCAACTGGCATGGCACCCGCACCCTGGACGGCGGCACCCTGTTCACCCAGTTCTCGCATTTTATAGATATCCTGCTCTGGATATTTGGTGCTATTGAACCTGTGCAGGCCCGCTTTTTCAATTTCAACCACCAGCACCTGGTTGAGTTTGAAGACTCCGGCCTGGTGCAGTTCAACCTGGCCGGTGGTGGCGCCGGGCAGTTCAATTACAGCACGGCTGTCGCCAGGGAAAACCTGGAAAGCACCATCACCGTCATTGGTGAAAAAGGCGCCATCAAAGTGGGCGGACAATATATGAACGAAGTGCTGCTCTGTTCCATCCCCGGCTATGAAAAGCCACAGCTACCGGACAGTCTGCCGCCCAATGATTACGGGCATTACAAAGGGTCCGCCGCGAACCACCATTTTGTATTTGAGAATATTGTGGACGTACTAAATGGCAAAGCCAACATGACCGTTGCGGCTGAAGAAGGGATGCAGGTAGTGGATACTATTGAAAGGATCTATGCTTTAGGCCAGCAGGAGCTGCTGCAGAACCTGAGTACATCCGGGCAGGCAGCAAAACTTAACCTGTCAAATTATTTTTGA
- a CDS encoding cyclic nucleotide-binding domain-containing protein gives MSEPTDILRKFVQAAHPLPPAELEAITGIWQPVSCKRKTVLTAAGETERHLYFVLEGVQRAFYVEGDHPEATVVFTYPYSFSGVLDSFLTQTPSRYFLETLTSSHLLRTTHRQIQELMDQSHIIERWVRISTSFALKGVLERQIELLSYSAEEKFRTLLKRSPHVLQLIPHKYLASYLGLDASTFSKLLASVRIT, from the coding sequence TTGAGCGAACCAACAGACATACTGAGAAAATTTGTGCAGGCGGCCCATCCATTGCCCCCGGCCGAACTGGAAGCCATCACCGGCATCTGGCAACCGGTATCCTGTAAACGTAAGACCGTCCTCACAGCCGCTGGAGAAACGGAGCGGCACCTGTATTTTGTGCTGGAAGGCGTACAGCGTGCCTTCTATGTGGAGGGAGATCACCCGGAAGCCACTGTAGTGTTTACGTATCCCTATTCCTTCAGTGGTGTGCTGGATTCTTTTCTTACCCAGACCCCATCGCGGTATTTCCTGGAAACGCTGACCAGCAGCCACCTGCTGCGGACCACACACCGCCAGATACAGGAGTTGATGGACCAGTCCCATATTATTGAGCGCTGGGTAAGGATCAGTACTTCTTTTGCGTTGAAAGGTGTGCTGGAGAGGCAGATAGAATTGCTGAGCTACAGTGCGGAAGAGAAGTTCAGGACCCTGCTGAAGCGCAGCCCGCATGTGCTGCAGCTGATCCCCCATAAGTACCTGGCCTCTTACCTCGGACTCGATGCCAGTACCTTCAGTAAGCTGCTGGCCAGCGTGCGGATCACCTGA
- a CDS encoding peroxiredoxin: MSLRLGDIAPNFQAKTTAGDLDFYEFLGDSWGILFSHPADYTPVCTTELGKTALLQEEFAKRNVKVLAVSVDPLDKHHGWINDINETQKCAVGFPIIADEDRLVATLYDMIHPNASVTATVRSLFVIGPDKKVKLTITYPASTGRNFHEVLRVVDSLQLTADYSVATPADWKHGEKVIVVPAVSTEDAIQKFPKGVEVVKPYLRYTPQPNLD; this comes from the coding sequence ATGAGTTTACGTTTAGGAGACATAGCTCCCAATTTCCAGGCAAAGACCACTGCCGGTGATTTGGACTTTTATGAATTCCTCGGCGATAGCTGGGGTATCCTCTTTTCCCATCCTGCCGACTATACCCCGGTATGTACTACTGAGTTGGGAAAGACAGCGCTCCTGCAGGAAGAATTTGCAAAGCGGAATGTAAAAGTATTGGCTGTTAGTGTGGACCCCCTGGACAAGCACCATGGCTGGATCAACGATATCAATGAAACACAGAAATGCGCTGTAGGTTTCCCCATCATTGCTGATGAGGATCGCCTGGTAGCTACCCTGTACGATATGATCCATCCCAATGCTTCTGTTACAGCCACGGTTCGCTCCCTGTTTGTGATAGGACCCGATAAGAAGGTCAAACTTACCATCACTTACCCGGCCTCTACCGGCAGGAATTTCCATGAAGTGCTGCGTGTGGTAGACTCGCTGCAGTTGACAGCTGATTATAGTGTGGCTACACCCGCCGACTGGAAACACGGTGAGAAAGTAATTGTAGTACCCGCTGTATCTACTGAAGATGCTATCCAGAAATTCCCCAAAGGCGTGGAAGTGGTGAAGCCTTACCTGCGCTACACCCCCCAGCCTAACCTGGACTAA
- the rlmN gene encoding 23S rRNA (adenine(2503)-C(2))-methyltransferase RlmN, whose translation MSKIGKKNIRHLSLSELEQYFQDLGEKKFRAKQVYEWLWQKHAHSFEAMTNLSKDLRAKLNDNFTLPALTVEATQYSADGTVKSRFKTVDNHLVEGVLIPTDERKTACVSSQIGCSLSCKFCATGYMERKRNLDFDEIYDEVVLINQQCERVYEKKLTNIVFMGMGEPLLNYKHMMRAIERITSPDGLGMSPRRITVSTAGVSKMIKQLGDDKVKFKLALSLHAANDRKRNEIMPINETNNLKTLIEALNYFYKQTGNEITFEYILFKDFNDSLKDADELIKVYRQVPADLVNIIEYNPIDKARFQKPEEAVVNTFMQHLEKNRVNARLRRSRGKDIDAACGQLANKETVV comes from the coding sequence ATGTCTAAAATAGGGAAGAAAAATATAAGGCACCTGAGCCTTAGTGAGTTAGAGCAATATTTCCAGGATCTGGGAGAGAAAAAATTCAGGGCCAAACAGGTTTATGAGTGGCTATGGCAGAAACATGCCCATAGTTTTGAGGCCATGACCAACCTCAGCAAAGACCTACGGGCCAAGCTGAATGATAATTTTACCCTGCCAGCCCTGACCGTGGAGGCTACCCAGTATTCGGCCGATGGTACGGTCAAATCCCGGTTCAAAACCGTGGACAATCACCTGGTGGAAGGCGTACTGATCCCCACCGACGAACGCAAGACCGCCTGCGTTTCTTCCCAGATCGGCTGTTCCCTGAGCTGTAAGTTCTGCGCCACCGGTTATATGGAACGCAAGCGTAACCTGGACTTTGATGAGATCTACGATGAAGTGGTGCTCATCAACCAGCAATGCGAAAGAGTGTACGAGAAGAAACTGACCAATATCGTGTTCATGGGCATGGGCGAACCCCTGCTCAACTATAAGCATATGATGCGCGCCATTGAGCGGATCACCAGTCCTGACGGACTGGGTATGAGCCCCCGCCGCATCACTGTGTCCACCGCCGGCGTATCCAAAATGATCAAACAGCTGGGTGATGATAAAGTCAAGTTCAAGCTGGCCCTTTCCCTGCATGCTGCCAACGACAGGAAGCGCAACGAGATCATGCCCATCAATGAGACCAACAACCTCAAGACACTGATAGAGGCACTGAACTATTTCTACAAGCAGACCGGCAACGAGATCACTTTTGAGTACATCCTGTTCAAGGATTTCAACGACTCCCTGAAGGATGCCGACGAACTGATCAAAGTGTATCGCCAGGTTCCGGCCGATCTGGTCAATATCATTGAATACAACCCTATCGACAAAGCCCGGTTCCAGAAGCCGGAGGAAGCAGTGGTGAACACCTTCATGCAACACCTGGAGAAAAACCGGGTGAATGCAAGACTGCGTCGCAGTCGCGGTAAGGATATTGACGCCGCCTGTGGTCAGCTGGCCAATAAAGAGACGGTTGTATAG
- a CDS encoding RNA pseudouridine synthase produces MAKPSLEILAENEHFIAINKPAGLLSIPDREGKDVSLKVLLLEKYGSIFTVHRLDRDTSGIIVFAKDEETHKFLSAAFEDRTVAKYYLGIVNGILPEKQKTIEQPIMEHPGKRGVMVINRNGKPSITDYEVVEELGKFSLLQFRIHTGRTHQIRVHMQWMGHPIVCDELYGDGQPVRISSFKRDYKLSKHEEEERPILGRLGLHAARLEFTDAAGNKYKLEAEPPKDMRALLQQLRKHKK; encoded by the coding sequence GTGGCTAAACCGTCCCTGGAGATCCTGGCAGAGAACGAACATTTCATTGCTATCAATAAACCCGCCGGTCTGCTCAGCATACCGGACAGGGAGGGAAAAGACGTGAGCCTGAAAGTCCTGTTACTGGAAAAATATGGCTCTATCTTCACCGTACACCGTCTTGACCGCGATACCAGCGGCATTATTGTTTTTGCCAAGGATGAGGAAACCCACAAATTCCTCTCTGCGGCCTTTGAGGACCGTACGGTGGCTAAATATTACCTGGGTATCGTAAACGGTATCCTCCCCGAAAAGCAAAAGACCATTGAGCAACCCATCATGGAGCATCCCGGAAAACGCGGGGTAATGGTCATCAACAGAAATGGAAAACCCAGCATCACAGATTACGAAGTTGTGGAAGAGCTGGGTAAATTCTCCTTGCTGCAGTTCCGGATCCATACCGGTCGCACCCACCAGATCCGCGTCCATATGCAGTGGATGGGTCATCCCATTGTGTGCGATGAGCTGTACGGCGATGGCCAACCTGTCCGTATCTCCAGCTTCAAACGGGATTACAAACTCTCCAAACACGAGGAAGAAGAGCGTCCTATCCTGGGCCGGCTGGGCCTGCATGCCGCCCGCCTGGAATTCACTGATGCCGCCGGGAATAAATACAAGCTGGAGGCAGAGCCGCCCAAAGATATGCGGGCGTTGCTGCAGCAGCTGAGGAAGCATAAGAAGTAG
- a CDS encoding acetyl-CoA C-acyltransferase: MKKVYVVDAIRTPIGKYGGALSSIRPDDLLAHILKTLVARNPSIDVNAIEDVIAGDANQAGEDNRDVARMAVLLAGLPVTVGGNTVNRLCASGLQAIMDAARAIMCGDGELYIAAGVESMTRAPFVMGKSSGPWSRNQEVFDTTIGWRFTNKKLADLHHPYSMGETAENVARQWLIPREAQDQFAMESQEKYFSALDRGIWKEEITGVEVLGGKNEKIYFEADEHPRRSTLEKLATLRPAFAKDGTVTAGNSSGINDGAAGVLLASEDAVKKYGLKPMARIVSMAVAGVDPAIMGIGPVPASRKALQRAGITVEDLGLVELNEAFASQGLACMQELALDPAVVNVNGGAIAIGHPLGCSGVRITTTLLHELRRRGVRYGLATMCVGVGQGAAIVYEKPDL; encoded by the coding sequence ATGAAGAAAGTATATGTCGTAGACGCTATCCGGACGCCCATCGGTAAATATGGTGGGGCGCTCAGTTCTATCCGGCCCGACGACCTCCTGGCGCATATCCTCAAAACCCTTGTAGCCCGTAACCCCTCCATAGATGTCAATGCCATTGAAGATGTAATTGCCGGCGATGCCAACCAGGCCGGGGAAGATAACCGGGATGTGGCCCGGATGGCTGTGCTGCTGGCGGGTCTGCCCGTAACGGTGGGCGGCAATACCGTCAACAGGCTCTGTGCTTCGGGGCTGCAGGCCATTATGGATGCCGCCCGGGCCATTATGTGTGGCGATGGCGAGTTATATATTGCCGCCGGGGTAGAAAGCATGACCCGCGCGCCTTTTGTGATGGGTAAATCTTCCGGCCCCTGGAGCCGCAACCAGGAAGTGTTTGATACTACTATCGGCTGGCGCTTCACCAATAAGAAATTGGCCGACCTGCACCATCCCTATTCTATGGGTGAGACTGCCGAAAATGTAGCCCGGCAGTGGCTGATTCCCCGAGAAGCGCAGGACCAGTTTGCCATGGAAAGCCAGGAGAAATATTTCTCGGCCCTCGACCGCGGGATCTGGAAAGAAGAGATCACCGGGGTGGAAGTGCTGGGTGGTAAGAATGAGAAGATCTATTTTGAAGCAGATGAACATCCGCGCAGGTCTACCCTGGAAAAACTGGCTACCCTGCGACCGGCATTTGCAAAGGACGGCACCGTAACGGCCGGTAATTCTTCCGGGATCAATGATGGTGCTGCCGGCGTGTTGCTGGCCAGTGAAGATGCCGTTAAAAAATATGGTTTGAAACCTATGGCCCGCATTGTGTCCATGGCAGTGGCGGGGGTTGACCCGGCTATCATGGGTATCGGGCCGGTGCCTGCCAGTCGCAAGGCTTTGCAGCGGGCCGGTATTACCGTTGAAGACCTGGGGCTGGTGGAACTGAACGAGGCCTTTGCTTCCCAGGGCCTGGCCTGTATGCAGGAACTGGCGCTGGATCCGGCTGTGGTGAATGTGAATGGTGGTGCTATTGCCATTGGTCATCCGCTGGGCTGCAGCGGCGTCAGGATCACTACCACTTTGCTGCATGAGTTGCGGCGCCGCGGTGTGCGTTATGGCCTGGCCACTATGTGTGTAGGGGTAGGGCAGGGCGCTGCCATTGTTTATGAAAAGCCGGACCTGTAG
- a CDS encoding ATP-binding cassette domain-containing protein, producing the protein MAGSTPATLIYVPTMTISLQQVLPAYFEETRKASSEIWGKDLRFHKGEYIKIVAPSGSGKTSLVHFLYGLRNEYNGQILYNDQPVRQLTIEDTARFRKDHISIVLQDLRLFPEQTVEQNLELKRQLNPFHPPEKIREMAERLGIGSKLRSLCRTCSYGEQQRVAIIRSLLQPFDFLLLDEPFSHLDNKNSEKAMELMLEEAQARGAAILFADLERIDYFPFTRLFHL; encoded by the coding sequence GTGGCCGGCTCAACACCGGCCACTCTCATTTACGTACCAACCATGACCATCTCCCTGCAACAGGTATTGCCCGCTTACTTTGAAGAAACGCGCAAGGCGTCTTCCGAGATCTGGGGCAAGGACCTCCGGTTCCACAAAGGCGAATACATCAAGATAGTAGCCCCTTCAGGCAGCGGTAAAACTTCGCTGGTCCATTTTCTTTATGGGCTGCGCAATGAATACAACGGCCAGATCCTGTACAATGATCAGCCCGTTCGGCAACTGACCATAGAGGATACCGCCCGCTTCCGCAAGGACCATATCAGTATTGTACTGCAGGACCTGCGCCTCTTCCCCGAACAGACCGTAGAACAGAACCTGGAACTGAAACGCCAGCTCAATCCTTTCCATCCCCCGGAAAAGATCCGGGAAATGGCAGAGCGGCTGGGCATCGGCAGCAAGCTGCGTTCCCTCTGCCGCACCTGCTCCTATGGCGAACAGCAACGGGTGGCCATCATCCGCTCCCTGCTGCAACCCTTCGATTTCCTGTTACTGGATGAGCCATTCAGTCACCTGGATAATAAGAACTCGGAAAAAGCCATGGAGCTGATGCTGGAGGAAGCCCAGGCGCGTGGCGCCGCTATCCTCTTTGCCGACCTGGAACGGATAGACTATTTTCCGTTCACCCGGCTTTTCCACCTGTAA
- a CDS encoding type IV toxin-antitoxin system AbiEi family antitoxin domain-containing protein — translation MNNKSQKGSMTTVNGTKINQLLQSQPAGIVMQSSWLANLGYSISLQKHYKKSNWLTSVGNGAVVRTGAKVGYKGAIYSLQQHSNQTVHPGGRTAFGLLGKGHYLEMVTKQVTVFGGIGEKLPNWFTNHDWSVKINYHQTSLLPSEAGLIEIDVDQFTLLISAETRAMMECLHLAPEKQDLIECYEIMEGLTTLPPTEVQALLEQCRSVKVKRLFLYMAEKAEHKWFNYLKPEKIDLGIGKRSIGNGGVFIKKYGIAIPEELYKYV, via the coding sequence GTGAATAATAAATCCCAAAAAGGAAGCATGACTACCGTTAATGGAACAAAAATAAACCAGCTCCTGCAGTCACAACCTGCAGGGATCGTCATGCAATCTTCCTGGCTGGCCAATCTGGGATATAGCATCAGCCTGCAAAAGCATTACAAAAAAAGCAACTGGCTGACTTCTGTAGGCAATGGAGCCGTTGTCCGTACAGGGGCCAAGGTGGGCTATAAGGGTGCTATCTATTCCCTCCAACAGCATAGTAACCAAACAGTACACCCGGGAGGCAGGACAGCATTTGGGCTTTTAGGAAAAGGGCATTACCTGGAGATGGTAACCAAACAGGTGACTGTATTTGGGGGCATAGGAGAAAAGCTGCCAAACTGGTTCACAAATCATGATTGGTCAGTAAAGATCAATTATCACCAAACCTCTTTATTGCCTTCTGAAGCAGGATTGATAGAAATAGATGTAGATCAATTCACCTTATTAATCTCAGCAGAAACCCGCGCAATGATGGAATGCCTGCATCTGGCGCCTGAAAAGCAGGACCTGATAGAGTGCTACGAAATCATGGAGGGATTAACAACCCTGCCACCCACAGAAGTGCAGGCCTTACTGGAGCAATGCCGGTCAGTAAAAGTGAAGCGGCTTTTCCTATACATGGCAGAAAAGGCTGAACACAAATGGTTTAATTACTTGAAGCCTGAAAAGATCGATCTGGGTATAGGAAAAAGAAGCATAGGCAATGGAGGCGTATTTATAAAAAAATATGGGATAGCTATCCCAGAAGAACTTTACAAATATGTATAA
- the dinB gene encoding DNA polymerase IV: MAHSPQRIIAHFDLDAFFVSVECLREPSLKGLPLLVGGRERGVVAACSYEARKFGIHSAMPMKKALSLCPQATVLKGSRGEYSKYSRIVTNIIAEKAPLFEKASIDEFYLDLTGMDRYFQPYQWTIGLRQEIIDTTGLPISFGLASNKMIAKIATDAAKPNGYLHVPFGREKEFLAPLTVNKIHGVGKHTWETLQALGITTIKDLSERPVELLEKKFGKYGIDLWNKSQGIHTGEVTPYHEAKSVSTENTFEENITDPDRLLNELVHMTEKVAHELRQDNKMAGCVAVKIRYPDFETTSRQTSIDYTFYDDELIPQAKDLFHKLWRQGQPVRLLGVRLSELTNEAVQTNLFANVERKTELYKAIDDVKNRFGKYSITKAAGTAGAKIKKPDGHLPGKSKKEL; this comes from the coding sequence ATGGCTCATTCCCCGCAACGGATCATAGCACATTTTGACCTCGACGCCTTTTTTGTGTCGGTCGAGTGCCTGCGCGAACCCTCGCTCAAGGGCCTGCCCCTGCTGGTAGGCGGCCGGGAGCGGGGAGTGGTGGCCGCCTGCAGCTATGAGGCCCGGAAATTCGGGATCCATTCGGCCATGCCCATGAAAAAAGCCCTCAGTCTCTGCCCGCAGGCCACCGTGCTGAAGGGAAGCCGGGGCGAATACAGCAAATATTCCCGGATTGTCACCAATATCATTGCTGAGAAAGCGCCGCTCTTTGAGAAAGCCTCTATTGACGAATTCTACCTGGACCTGACCGGGATGGACAGGTATTTCCAGCCCTACCAGTGGACCATCGGCCTCCGCCAGGAGATCATTGATACCACGGGCCTGCCAATCTCTTTTGGCCTGGCTTCCAATAAGATGATCGCCAAAATTGCCACGGATGCGGCCAAGCCCAATGGCTACCTGCACGTGCCTTTTGGCCGGGAAAAAGAATTCCTGGCCCCCCTGACGGTCAACAAGATCCACGGGGTGGGCAAGCATACCTGGGAGACCCTGCAGGCCCTGGGCATTACCACTATCAAAGACCTCAGCGAGCGACCGGTAGAGCTCCTGGAGAAAAAATTCGGGAAATACGGGATTGATCTGTGGAATAAATCGCAGGGCATCCATACCGGCGAGGTGACGCCTTACCATGAGGCTAAGTCGGTCAGCACGGAAAACACTTTTGAAGAAAATATCACTGACCCGGACCGGCTACTGAACGAGCTGGTGCATATGACGGAGAAAGTGGCCCATGAGCTGCGGCAGGACAACAAGATGGCGGGCTGTGTGGCGGTCAAGATCCGGTACCCGGATTTTGAGACTACTTCCCGGCAGACATCCATTGATTATACTTTTTACGATGATGAGCTGATCCCCCAGGCTAAGGACCTGTTCCACAAGCTCTGGCGCCAGGGCCAGCCGGTACGGCTGCTGGGGGTGCGGCTGAGCGAGCTGACCAATGAAGCGGTGCAGACCAACCTGTTTGCCAATGTGGAGCGGAAAACCGAGCTGTACAAGGCCATTGACGATGTCAAGAACCGTTTTGGGAAGTATTCCATCACCAAGGCGGCGGGTACGGCCGGTGCTAAAATAAAAAAGCCCGATGGACATTTACCGGGCAAGTCGAAGAAAGAATTGTAA
- a CDS encoding DinB family protein, whose protein sequence is MKKFDSAQFLDQLQSDVRAIILRVHYLQQQDPEGLQQSPASGQWSVAQVLEHLNSYSRYYLPAIQQALNNHQTRPKALFKAGWLGNYFTSMMRPGPEGQVKNKMKAMRGHIPEADVDAYRIIQEFLQQQQQLLELLETARKADLGRIRIAISIAPFIRLKLGDTFHFFIVHEQRHFVQIERVLKALGTKTAMLQ, encoded by the coding sequence ATGAAAAAATTTGATTCTGCTCAATTCCTGGACCAGCTGCAATCGGACGTACGCGCCATCATCCTGCGGGTACACTACCTGCAGCAGCAGGACCCCGAAGGGTTACAGCAGTCACCCGCTTCAGGCCAATGGAGTGTGGCGCAGGTGCTGGAGCACCTCAACAGCTATTCCCGTTATTACCTGCCCGCTATTCAGCAAGCGCTGAACAACCACCAGACCAGGCCAAAAGCTCTATTCAAAGCCGGCTGGCTGGGCAACTATTTTACCAGCATGATGCGGCCGGGACCTGAAGGCCAGGTGAAGAATAAAATGAAAGCGATGCGGGGACATATTCCTGAAGCGGATGTGGACGCCTACCGGATCATACAGGAGTTCCTGCAACAGCAGCAGCAGTTACTGGAACTCCTGGAAACCGCCAGGAAAGCGGATCTCGGGAGGATACGCATTGCCATATCCATTGCCCCGTTCATCAGGCTGAAGCTGGGTGATACCTTTCATTTCTTCATTGTGCATGAACAAAGGCATTTTGTGCAGATTGAAAGAGTATTAAAGGCATTGGGGACAAAGACAGCCATGCTGCAGTAA